A stretch of Ranitomeya variabilis isolate aRanVar5 chromosome 3, aRanVar5.hap1, whole genome shotgun sequence DNA encodes these proteins:
- the LOC143815614 gene encoding uncharacterized protein LOC143815614 yields MRYVAAYLLATLGGNSSPSAKDLKKILSSVGIDADDERVNKVVSQLGGKNLNDLINSGLSKLCSVPSGGAVAAAPASAAPAAGGAAASEKKEEEKKEESEESDEDMGFGLFD; encoded by the exons ATGCGTTACGTGGCCGCTTACTTGCTTGCCACCCTCGGTGGTAACAGCAGTCCATCAGCAAAAGACCTTAAGAAAATCTTGTCCAGTGTTGGAATTGATGCTGATGATGAACGCGTCAACAAG GTGGTGTCTCAACTTGGTGGGAAAAACCTAAATGATCTGATCAATTCAG GCCTTTCCAAGCTTTGTTCAGTACCGTCCGGTGGCGCTGTGGCTGCTGCTCCTGCATCTGCTGCTCCAGCTGCTGGCGGAGCTGCCGCATCAG aaaagaaagaagaagaaaagaaggaagaatcTGAGGAGTCCGATGAAGACATGGGATTTGGGCTCTTTGATTAA